AAATCTGTATCTTAAACTAGAGTCCGAACAAGTTCAGAAGATTAAAGATAACACCAAGAGGTCCAGTTACAGTGTTTATGGTATCGCCAGTCTTAGCGGAACCAGATCGGTTGACTACTACAACATCATTATTGCGGAGTATGGGATTAGTTTGCTCATTAATCCCAGCGGAGAAATCCACTTTTACTATCCGTTTGGTGACAGAACCGTTAGGGTTGAGGCGAATCAAATCAACAGCACTGCTGCTAGCTCTGGCATCGTTGAATCCCCCAGCAGCGAGTATAGCTTGATTTAAAGAGCTATTTGGTTGAACGTCTGTTAATCCTGGTTTTTTAACTTCACCTACCACACCAACTTGAATACGTGTAGGAGACAAAGTAGTGGTAGCTAATTGAGTAGCTTCTGCGGGGTTAATTTCAGTTGCCGTCGGAATAACAATCGTATCTCCGTCTTGCACGATGATGTCTTGACTAGCGTCGCCACTCTGCAATAGTTGCCAAAGGTTAATATCTATAGCCTGTTCTGAGCCAGTTCTTGTAAGTCGACGTAGCCTGAGATTACGAACATCAGCCTGTCCTGTAATTCCCCCAGCTAGTTGAATAACCCGTGTCACATTTGGTAAACCATTGGGATTAGCAGTACCACTGTTAGTTGCTGCGCCCCCCTGAGCATCTGTACTGGCTGGGGTGACAAGATACGAACCGGGACGATTAACTTCACCGATAATTGTTACCGTGCGAGGCGTGGTTTGACTGGCGGCAAAATTAGATGCAAATATATTACGAGATTCTGCCACATTGAAGTTGGTTGCTGTTGGCACAACGATGGTGTCTCCATCACGCAAGGTAATATCCTGTGATAACCTGCCCGTTTGAATGAGTTCCTTCAAATTGACGTTAACGGCTTGCTCTGAAGAACGTCCTATTTTACGCCGTAATTGAACTTGAGTCACATCCGCAGCTAAGGTTACTCCCTGCGCTGTTGTCAATGCGGCTAATACAGTTGGGTATTGTACACCTGGATTGTTGCCTGCGCCTCCGCTCAAGCTAAGAGTGTAAGCTCCTGGACGTGTCACTTCTCCGGCAACGAAAACATTGATAGGACGAGGCGATAATAAATTGACCGAGATTAAGGGACGTTTGAGAAAGCGAGCATATCTTCTAGCAATTTCGTCAGCAGCCTGTTCAGTTGTTAGACCGAGGACTGACACGCTACCAATTAAAGGTAGGTTGATTGCTCCACCTGGGGGAACTTGGTATTCTCCTGTATATTCAGGTACTTCAAATACATTTACACGGATGAGATCGCCGCCTCCTAATGAATAATTAGTATCTAATTGTGTTTGTGTGCTTGGTGTTTGTGTCGTTGGTGGTAATGGTTGTCCCTGAGCTAGACTCGCAAATGGCACAGCGACATTGACAGCACTTAACAAAGCCACACCCACAACTGGCTGAGTTAGGAATTTAAACAAACTTGTGTTAAGCATATTTACCTGAGATTCTGAAACTACGATTAATAAAGTACTGTCTAAACATTTTTATTTTGACTATACCTAAGTATTCAAGTTCCCCAACACTCTTATTTTCCCCGAAAAGTGTAATTTTCCGGAGGAAATTTGTTTATTGAATTTGAATTTTTAGTGAAGTTAATTTAAAGTTGAGCAAACTTGAATCTGAGGATTCTCAAAAAATATGTGTCTTACGCAGATAAACAGAGTTTATATAAAAAATTGTCTGTTATGTAAAAAGGTACTTACCAATAACGCATTTCTACCAAAGTCAATTAAATGACACTTAAACTGTGATTCTAAATATTCTATTAGTAGTAATTTTTGCAAAAATTATGAACTCCATTATCGATTAACTACAAATAACCTTGAAAAAAGGTTGGAATTTAGTTTTTTGTGAGTTTGATTGAGCAAATAAAAACTCAAAAAAGCGGAAATTTAAGGTTATTTTGTAAAAAGATACCACGTATCTACGTTGCTCAAACAAATCTAGAATTGAGTATTTGGCAACGAAATTAATTAACTGAGTTATTTTTTCTTTGAATTTGTTGAATAAAAAACTCTTCTAGGGAGTAACGCGACAAGTTCATAGCAATAATTTTACCTTCCATCAGACGAACACTAGCGAGGAAATCATAGTAATCGTCTTGTAGTGTACCTTGCCAGGAACCATCAGGTTCAAATCTAAGAGTGGGTATCCATTTTTTGAGAATTTCCCAGTCACCACCTTGACCTTTTACATAATATGTGTGGTCTACGCCTAAAAGTTCATTAAGGGAACCAGAGCAAATTAGTTCACCTTGAGCAAGGATGGCAATGCGATCGCAAATCTGTTCTACTTCACTAAGAACGTGGCTATTGAAAAAAATCGTCTTACCAGCAGCTTTTAGCGCCAGGATAATTTCCCGCATTTGGTAACGTCCCACCGGATCGAGACCAGACATTGGTTCATCCAGAAAAACCAAATCTGGCTCGTTAATTAGCGCCTGTGCCATACCAACACGCTGTAGCATTCCTTTTGAATAGCGGCGTAAAAGCTTTTTGCGGGCATCAGCTTGGGATAAACCCACTAATTCCAGCAGTTGGGGAATGCGTTGGCGTTGGACACTTTGGGGAATTTGGAATAGTCCAGCAGCTAGCTGCAAAAATTCCCAGCCAGTGAGATAGTCATACAAATAAGGGTTTTCTGGCAGATAGCCGATATGTTGCTTAACACTGCGATCGCCTATAGGCTTATCCAATAACAATCCCCGTCCAGAAGTGGGATGAATAATTCCCAGCAATAATTTTAAAAGGGTGGTTTTACCAGCACCGTTTGGTCCTAGCAAACCAAAGGTTTCGCCTTTGTAAACCGTTAAAGAACAGTTTTTGAGAGATACGATTTTTTGATTTAGCCAAAAACCAGTGCGATAGACTTTTCGCAACTCAGAAGTTAGGACTACTGGCGGAGTGTCTGCCGTATTAAGTTGAGAATCAGGGTCATCTGTAACAGACTTCATCTTGGTTCAACCGCTAATTACCAGCTTGGTATTAATTACAAGTTACCTAGTAGGCTGATAATAACCATCACCAAGTTATGTGTCAATTATTGGGTATTGGAGATTAGAGGGGAAATAACTAATGCCCCTTTTGACTACTTTCAGAGAACGCCTTTAGAACTGGGAATTAGACCAGCACGACGGGGGTCAATCTCCACTGCTAGCCGTGTTGCTCTTGCAAAGGCTTTAAATGTTGCCTCTATAATGTGGTGGGAATTAATGCCATCCAGTTGCCGAATGTGGAGTGTCATTTGGCTATGGTTCACCAGTGCTACAAAGAATTCGCGCACAAGTTGAGTGTCATAGGTTCCTACACGCTGGGTAGGAATTTGCAAGCCGTAGCTGAGGTGAGGTCGTCCAGAAAAGTCTAGCGCTACTTGAACTAAAGCTTCATCCAATGGTGCAAGAAAATTACCAAAGCGGACAATACCTTTTCTGTCGCCTAGTGCTTGGTTGAAAGCTTGGCCTAAAGTAATGCCTACATCTTCGTTGGTGTGATGGTCATCAATTTCCAAGTCTCCCTTGGCTTGGACATCTATATCAATCAGCCCGTGGGAGGCAATTTGATGCAACATGTGATCCAAAAACGGAATGCCTGTTGCTGCCGTGCAAGTTCCTCTACCATCGAGATTGATGGTAACTTGTACATCAGTTTCACCAGTAGTACGGTGAACAGTGGCAATCCGAGGGTTTTTAGTTGACTGGTCGTAGTTTGAATTAACTTGGCGATTGGTTGTTTGCATGGGGAATAGGGAATGGGGAACTTGTACTGAGCGCAGTCGTTGGCGCAGCCTCTCGTAGAGAAGTATGGGGAATGGGGAGTGGGCAAGAATAATTCTTCACTTAACTACCCCTACTCCTCACTCCCCAAATTATCTTACATTCCCATAATTTCATATCCTGCATCTACATATAGAACTTGTCCGGTAATACCACTGGACAAATCACTACATAAGAAAGCGGCAGTATTACCCACTTCTAGCTGAGTGACAGTACGGCGCAGGGGAGCTACTTCTTCGACATGATGGATCATATCCAAAATTCCACCAACTGCTGAAGATGCTAAGGTGCGGATGGGGCCTGCGGAGATGGCATTGACGCGGATATTTTGCGGTCCTAGTTCAGCAGCTAGGTAACGCACACTCATTTCTAACCCTGCTTTCGCAACTCCCATAACGTTGTAGTTAGGAATTGCTCTGACACCGCCTAAATATGTCAGCGTGACGATACTACCTCCCTCAGTCATCAAAGGTTTCGCTGCACCACTTAACTGCACCAGCGAGTAGGTACTGATTTCTAAGGCAGTGCTGAAGCCAGAACGAGAAGTTTGGCTAAAGTCTCCACTTAAATCGTCTTTACTGGCAAAGGCCAGACAATGGATGAGAATGTCTAGCTTCCCCCATTGCTCACGAATTGTCTCAAAGGTAAATTGAATCTGTTCCTCATCTTGGACATTACAAGGAAGAAATAAGCTTGGGTTGAGGGGTTCTACCAACTCCGCAACTTTTTTCTCCATTTTGCCGCGTTCATCCGGTAGGTAGGTAATACCCAGGTTTGCTCCGGCTTTATGCAGCTGTTGGGCGATGCCCCAGGCGATCGAGCGGTTATTGGCAATACCTGTAACAAGAGCATTTTTTCCAGTCAGATTCAGCATAGAAATTGTTAATGCGATCGATCATTAGGAGCATACTAGAATCTGAGGCACGTTTGTCTTTGTTTTATACAGGATTTGCAAAAATGAATATTGAGAAGGGCGTTTGCTATGACAAAAATCTTGATTTTTCCTAAAGATTTTCTCAAGATATCTTTATTTGTTCTTTAAAAAACCCTTTTTAATACAGTTATTGGAACTACTTATCAACAATTAGTAGCTGAAAGGATCAACAATTATGTATCATTATAAACAAACAGTTATGAAGCGATTAGTTTGAGTATAGGAAAGTACAGAAAGGTTGACGGTGCTTTATTCATTTTTCGGGTGTATTCTTAGGTAATCAGTTTTTGTTTTTCCGGCATTGGGTAGGGGAAGGGAGATGATCGTGACACAAGATAAAGCCCTAGCAAATGTATTTCGTCAGATGGCGACCGGGGCGTTTCCGCCAGTTGTGGAAACGTTTGAACGCAATAAAACGATCTTTTTTCCTGGCGATCCTGCCGAACGAGTTTATTTTCTTTTGAAAGGTGCTGTTAAACTTTCTAGGGTGTACGAGGCAGGAGAGGAAATAACAGTAGCATTGCTTCGGGAAAATAGTGTTTTTGGTGTTTTGTCATTGCTGACAGGAAATAAGTCGGATAGGTTTTACCATGCGGTTGCATTTACCCCTGTGGAATTACTGTCAGCCCCAATTGAACAAGTAGAGCA
The Nostoc punctiforme PCC 73102 genome window above contains:
- a CDS encoding ABC transporter ATP-binding protein; amino-acid sequence: MKSVTDDPDSQLNTADTPPVVLTSELRKVYRTGFWLNQKIVSLKNCSLTVYKGETFGLLGPNGAGKTTLLKLLLGIIHPTSGRGLLLDKPIGDRSVKQHIGYLPENPYLYDYLTGWEFLQLAAGLFQIPQSVQRQRIPQLLELVGLSQADARKKLLRRYSKGMLQRVGMAQALINEPDLVFLDEPMSGLDPVGRYQMREIILALKAAGKTIFFNSHVLSEVEQICDRIAILAQGELICSGSLNELLGVDHTYYVKGQGGDWEILKKWIPTLRFEPDGSWQGTLQDDYYDFLASVRLMEGKIIAMNLSRYSLEEFFIQQIQRKNNSVN
- the fabI gene encoding enoyl-ACP reductase FabI — protein: MLNLTGKNALVTGIANNRSIAWGIAQQLHKAGANLGITYLPDERGKMEKKVAELVEPLNPSLFLPCNVQDEEQIQFTFETIREQWGKLDILIHCLAFASKDDLSGDFSQTSRSGFSTALEISTYSLVQLSGAAKPLMTEGGSIVTLTYLGGVRAIPNYNVMGVAKAGLEMSVRYLAAELGPQNIRVNAISAGPIRTLASSAVGGILDMIHHVEEVAPLRRTVTQLEVGNTAAFLCSDLSSGITGQVLYVDAGYEIMGM
- a CDS encoding polysaccharide biosynthesis/export family protein; its protein translation is MLNTSLFKFLTQPVVGVALLSAVNVAVPFASLAQGQPLPPTTQTPSTQTQLDTNYSLGGGDLIRVNVFEVPEYTGEYQVPPGGAINLPLIGSVSVLGLTTEQAADEIARRYARFLKRPLISVNLLSPRPINVFVAGEVTRPGAYTLSLSGGAGNNPGVQYPTVLAALTTAQGVTLAADVTQVQLRRKIGRSSEQAVNVNLKELIQTGRLSQDITLRDGDTIVVPTATNFNVAESRNIFASNFAASQTTPRTVTIIGEVNRPGSYLVTPASTDAQGGAATNSGTANPNGLPNVTRVIQLAGGITGQADVRNLRLRRLTRTGSEQAIDINLWQLLQSGDASQDIIVQDGDTIVIPTATEINPAEATQLATTTLSPTRIQVGVVGEVKKPGLTDVQPNSSLNQAILAAGGFNDARASSSAVDLIRLNPNGSVTKRIVKVDFSAGINEQTNPILRNNDVVVVNRSGSAKTGDTINTVTGPLGVIFNLLNLFGL
- the hisB gene encoding imidazoleglycerol-phosphate dehydratase HisB, which codes for MQTTNRQVNSNYDQSTKNPRIATVHRTTGETDVQVTINLDGRGTCTAATGIPFLDHMLHQIASHGLIDIDVQAKGDLEIDDHHTNEDVGITLGQAFNQALGDRKGIVRFGNFLAPLDEALVQVALDFSGRPHLSYGLQIPTQRVGTYDTQLVREFFVALVNHSQMTLHIRQLDGINSHHIIEATFKAFARATRLAVEIDPRRAGLIPSSKGVL